One window of the Fusobacterium animalis 7_1 genome contains the following:
- the trhA gene encoding PAQR family membrane homeostasis protein TrhA, whose translation MRLNRRLTFSEELGNTITHGVMAAATLVLLPIGSLWGYFHGGYAAATGISIFIMSLLLMFLSSTLYHAMNHNSKHKAVFRILDHIFIYVAIAGSYTPVALVIVGGWKGILIVVIQWVIVLFGILYKSLATRAMPKLSLTLYLVMGWTAIFFFPTLVRRANTVFLVLVILGGVMYSIGAYFFAHDYKKYYHMIWHIFINIAATLHLIGIGFFLYRK comes from the coding sequence ATGAGATTAAATAGAAGACTAACATTTTCAGAAGAGCTTGGAAATACAATTACACATGGGGTTATGGCAGCTGCAACTTTGGTATTATTGCCTATTGGAAGTTTATGGGGATATTTCCATGGAGGCTATGCTGCTGCTACTGGAATAAGCATTTTTATTATGTCTTTGCTTTTAATGTTTTTAAGCTCAACACTTTATCATGCTATGAATCATAATAGTAAACATAAAGCAGTTTTTAGAATTTTAGATCATATCTTTATTTATGTTGCTATTGCAGGAAGTTATACACCAGTTGCTTTGGTTATAGTTGGTGGTTGGAAAGGAATTTTGATTGTTGTTATACAATGGGTGATTGTATTGTTTGGAATATTATATAAATCATTGGCAACAAGAGCTATGCCAAAATTAAGTTTAACCTTATATTTAGTTATGGGTTGGACAGCAATATTTTTCTTTCCTACACTTGTTAGAAGAGCTAATACTGTTTTTCTTGTGTTGGTTATATTAGGCGGTGTTATGTACTCAATAGGTGCTTATTTCTTCGCTCATGACTATAAGAAATACTATCATATGATATGGCATATATTTATTAATATTGCTGCTACTTTACATCTGATTGGAATAGGTTTTTTCCTATATAGAAAATAA
- a CDS encoding glycerophosphodiester phosphodiesterase yields MKIFAHRGASGYAPENTLSAIKKAIEMKADGIEIDIQLTKDGKIVVIHDWKVDRTTTGRGFVYELDFDYIRSLDAGQWYTKDFIGEVVPTLEEVLDILPRDMMLNIEIKDTARKHSNIEEKMLEVLKKYPEKFDNIIVSSFHHDKIKKLQKLEPKLKLALLTDSEFIEIEKYLSTNGLNSYSYHPEINLISKKDIEILHKNGIKVFVWTVNKEEDLDYLVKLGVDGVITNYPDIMKELLM; encoded by the coding sequence ATGAAAATTTTTGCACACAGAGGAGCATCTGGATATGCACCAGAAAATACTTTATCAGCTATTAAAAAAGCTATTGAAATGAAAGCAGATGGAATAGAAATAGATATTCAACTTACAAAAGATGGAAAAATAGTTGTTATACATGATTGGAAAGTTGATAGAACTACAACTGGTAGGGGCTTTGTGTATGAATTAGATTTTGACTATATAAGATCTTTAGATGCAGGTCAATGGTATACAAAAGATTTTATAGGAGAGGTTGTACCTACACTAGAAGAAGTTTTAGATATATTACCAAGAGATATGATGTTAAATATAGAAATTAAAGATACAGCAAGAAAACATAGTAATATAGAAGAAAAAATGTTAGAAGTTTTAAAAAAATATCCAGAAAAATTTGATAATATCATAGTTTCTTCTTTTCATCATGATAAAATTAAAAAATTACAAAAATTAGAACCTAAACTAAAATTAGCATTATTAACTGATAGTGAATTTATTGAAATAGAAAAATATTTGTCAACTAATGGCTTAAATTCTTATAGTTACCATCCAGAAATAAACCTTATTTCTAAAAAGGATATTGAAATATTGCATAAAAATGGTATAAAAGTTTTTGTTTGGACAGTGAATAAAGAGGAAGATTTAGATTATTTAGTAAAGTTGGGAGTAGATGGAGTTATAACTAACTATCCTGATATTATGAAAGAATTACTAATGTAA
- a CDS encoding YtxH domain-containing protein — MGLLDLIEARRLERERAIRNEKAIDAVKIIASVGVGFALGLLFAPKSGKKTREDISNSAKKGLDFVTKNIDNTIKVIKEKNTELKESIAEKTETIPEKIDKLKEKIEDIKDKVENIKEESNNN; from the coding sequence ATGGGATTACTAGATTTGATTGAAGCAAGACGTCTTGAAAGAGAAAGAGCAATCAGAAATGAAAAAGCTATTGATGCAGTAAAAATTATTGCAAGTGTTGGTGTTGGATTTGCACTAGGTTTACTATTTGCTCCAAAATCAGGTAAAAAAACTAGGGAAGATATTAGTAATTCAGCTAAAAAAGGTCTTGATTTTGTTACTAAAAATATTGATAATACAATAAAAGTTATCAAAGAAAAAAACACTGAATTAAAGGAATCTATCGCTGAAAAAACTGAAACGATTCCTGAAAAAATTGATAAATTAAAAGAAAAAATAGAAGATATAAAAGATAAAGTAGAAAACATTAAAGAAGAAAGTAATAATAATTAG
- a CDS encoding glucosaminidase domain-containing protein, whose protein sequence is MKKYLLAVVFLCLSFLSYSDSTEVLDQDTNTGVITQAKDFAKVRGKSKKQIFIETLIPTIEKIRDKVESDKQYVMSLIEKEILTEEEKLFLNEMFTKYKVRSRSKSELVHKMVVPPTSFILGQASLESGWGNSKLAKEGNNLFAVRSTLKDKEKTVYLGPNQFYKKYETLEDSLMDYIMTLSRHSSYSSLRKAINNGEETMVLVKHLGNYSEVKNIYEQRLTQIITKNNLVKYDD, encoded by the coding sequence ATGAAGAAATATTTACTAGCAGTTGTTTTTTTATGCTTGTCATTTCTTTCTTATTCTGATAGTACAGAAGTCCTAGATCAAGATACTAATACTGGTGTGATTACTCAAGCAAAAGATTTTGCTAAGGTAAGAGGTAAGTCTAAGAAACAAATTTTTATTGAAACACTTATTCCTACAATAGAAAAAATAAGGGATAAGGTAGAATCTGATAAGCAATATGTGATGAGTTTAATAGAAAAAGAAATTTTAACTGAAGAAGAAAAATTATTTTTAAATGAAATGTTTACCAAATATAAGGTAAGAAGTAGATCAAAAAGTGAGTTAGTTCATAAAATGGTGGTTCCACCAACATCATTTATTCTAGGGCAGGCTTCATTAGAGAGCGGATGGGGAAATTCAAAACTTGCAAAAGAGGGTAATAACTTATTTGCAGTGAGATCCACTTTAAAGGATAAGGAGAAAACTGTTTATCTAGGACCTAATCAGTTTTATAAGAAGTATGAAACTTTAGAAGATTCTTTAATGGACTATATAATGACTTTATCAAGACATTCAAGCTATTCCAGTTTAAGAAAAGCTATTAATAATGGTGAAGAAACTATGGTACTTGTGAAGCATTTAGGGAATTATTCTGAGGTAAAAAATATTTATGAGCAAAGATTAACTCAAATAATAACAAAAAACAACTTAGTAAAATATGATGATTAA
- a CDS encoding DUF6672 family protein has translation MKNTLKVAIIILILVVISVILFITGKRHDILIENNSSTGIKYSINGEPYKTLDTGKKAMGMTKGIGNVIFIKTNDNKVLEKDLPSDDINIFINEIINNSENWYKENTEN, from the coding sequence ATGAAAAATACATTAAAAGTAGCTATTATAATTTTAATTCTTGTTGTGATTTCTGTAATTCTTTTTATAACTGGAAAAAGACATGATATTTTAATTGAAAATAATTCATCAACAGGAATTAAATATAGTATTAATGGAGAGCCATATAAAACATTAGATACTGGAAAAAAAGCAATGGGAATGACAAAAGGGATAGGGAATGTCATTTTTATAAAAACAAATGACAATAAAGTTTTAGAAAAAGATTTACCCTCTGATGATATAAATATTTTTATAAATGAAATTATAAATAATTCTGAAAATTGGTACAAAGAAAATACTGAAAATTAA
- a CDS encoding ABC transporter permease, with translation MDNNKVKNFLLNNSVPILILIMVAIMFPLSGLSGDYLIREMIQRISRNLFLIMSLLIPIVAGMGLNFGIVLGAMGGQLALILITNWHIMGLQGIFLAMILSIPFSILLGAVGGVILNRAKGKEMITSMILGYFINGVYQLVVLYSMGKIFPVKDKTLLLSSGRGIKNTVDLTEVAKSIDNAIPLKLFGYEIPVLTILFIVALCFFVIWFRKTKLGQDMRAVGQDMEVSKSAGIEVNKVRIYAIVISTVLAGIGQVIYLQNLGTINTYNSHEQIGMFSVAALLIGGASVARATIPNAIGGVILFHTMFVVAPRAGKELMGSAQIGEYFRVFISYGIIALVLIIYEWRRKKEKEREREKAIGF, from the coding sequence GTGGATAATAATAAGGTAAAGAATTTTTTATTAAATAACAGTGTTCCTATACTTATACTTATTATGGTAGCTATAATGTTTCCACTTTCTGGTTTAAGTGGAGATTATTTAATTCGTGAAATGATACAAAGAATATCAAGAAATTTATTTTTAATAATGTCATTATTAATACCAATAGTAGCAGGAATGGGACTTAATTTTGGTATAGTTTTAGGAGCTATGGGTGGACAACTTGCCTTAATTCTTATAACTAACTGGCATATTATGGGTCTACAAGGAATATTTCTTGCTATGATACTATCAATTCCATTCTCTATTTTACTTGGAGCAGTTGGAGGAGTGATATTAAATAGAGCAAAAGGAAAAGAAATGATAACTTCTATGATATTAGGATATTTTATAAATGGAGTTTATCAACTTGTAGTTCTATATTCAATGGGAAAAATTTTTCCTGTTAAAGATAAAACACTTTTATTGTCTTCTGGTAGGGGTATAAAAAATACTGTGGATTTGACGGAAGTTGCAAAATCAATAGATAATGCAATTCCACTTAAATTATTTGGTTATGAAATACCTGTTCTAACAATACTTTTTATAGTTGCACTTTGTTTCTTTGTTATATGGTTTAGAAAAACTAAACTAGGGCAAGATATGAGAGCTGTTGGACAAGATATGGAAGTATCAAAATCAGCAGGAATAGAAGTAAATAAAGTTAGAATTTATGCAATAGTTATTTCAACTGTTTTGGCAGGAATAGGGCAAGTAATTTATCTTCAAAATTTAGGAACAATAAATACATATAATTCACATGAACAAATAGGAATGTTCTCTGTTGCTGCTTTATTAATAGGAGGAGCTTCTGTTGCAAGAGCAACTATACCTAATGCAATAGGTGGAGTTATTTTATTCCATACAATGTTTGTTGTTGCTCCAAGAGCAGGAAAAGAATTAATGGGTTCTGCACAAATAGGAGAATATTTTAGAGTATTTATTTCTTATGGAATTATAGCTCTTGTTCTTATTATCTATGAATGGAGAAGAAAGAAAGAAAAAGAAAGAGAAAGAGAAAAAGCAATAGGATTTTAA
- a CDS encoding ABC transporter permease subunit yields MLKKFGLPRLIILIFLISTYIIAPFVGIPITTALSDTIIRFGMNAILVLSLMPMIESGAGLNFGMPLGIEAGLLGALLSIELGFSGFTGFILAILIAIIFGFIFGWAYGAILNKVKGGEMMIATYIGFSSVAFMCIMWIVLPFKKPDMIWAYGGSGLRTTISVETYWKGVLNNIFGKISQAIPIGEIIFFLILAFLMWLFFRTKSGLSMSAVGKNEKFAQATGINADKSRKQSVIISTVIAAIGIIVYQQSFGFIQLYLAPFNMAFPAIAAILIGGASVNRVTIWHVMIGTFLFQGILTMTPTVVNALIKTDMSETIRIIVSNGMILYALTRKEGGSRG; encoded by the coding sequence ATGTTAAAGAAATTTGGTTTACCAAGATTGATAATCTTAATATTTTTAATTTCAACCTATATTATTGCTCCTTTTGTAGGTATTCCTATAACAACAGCTCTATCAGATACAATTATTAGATTTGGAATGAATGCTATTTTAGTTTTATCACTTATGCCTATGATAGAATCTGGAGCAGGACTTAACTTTGGTATGCCTCTTGGAATAGAAGCAGGACTTTTGGGAGCATTGTTAAGTATAGAATTAGGATTTAGTGGTTTTACAGGTTTTATTTTAGCAATACTTATAGCAATAATATTTGGATTTATTTTTGGTTGGGCTTATGGAGCTATTTTAAATAAAGTAAAAGGTGGAGAAATGATGATAGCCACATATATAGGTTTCTCATCAGTTGCTTTTATGTGTATTATGTGGATAGTTCTTCCATTTAAAAAGCCAGATATGATATGGGCTTATGGAGGCTCAGGGCTTAGAACAACAATAAGTGTTGAAACTTATTGGAAAGGTGTTTTAAATAATATCTTTGGAAAAATTTCACAAGCTATACCAATTGGAGAAATAATATTTTTCTTGATATTAGCATTTTTAATGTGGCTATTTTTTAGAACAAAATCAGGACTTTCTATGAGTGCTGTTGGAAAAAATGAAAAATTTGCACAAGCAACAGGTATTAATGCAGATAAAAGTAGAAAGCAATCTGTTATAATTTCAACTGTAATTGCAGCAATAGGAATAATAGTATATCAACAAAGTTTTGGATTTATTCAACTTTATTTAGCACCATTTAATATGGCATTTCCAGCAATAGCTGCTATATTAATTGGAGGAGCTTCTGTAAATAGAGTAACAATTTGGCATGTTATGATAGGAACTTTCTTATTTCAAGGAATATTAACTATGACTCCAACTGTTGTAAATGCCCTTATAAAAACAGATATGTCTGAAACAATAAGAATAATCGTTTCTAATGGAATGATTTTATATGCTTTAACTAGAAAGGAAGGTGGAAGTCGTGGATAA
- a CDS encoding sugar ABC transporter ATP-binding protein yields the protein MSDTILKIENLSKSFGDNTVLKDINLELKSGEILGLVGENGAGKSTLMKIIFGMDVIRETGGYNGKIFFDGKEVNFSSPFDALNAGIGMVHQEFSLIPGFKVSENIVLNRESTKNNIMTHLFGEGISKIDQKDNAKRAQEAISKLGVSLTGREQINEMAVAYKQFTEIAREIEREHTKLLVLDEPTAVLTEDEAKILLDTMKKLSAKGITIIFITHRLNEIMAVSDKVTVLRDGQLINTVPTKSTNVNQITEWMIGRKVSTSSDVKNVDNSDAENFMEIKDLWVDMPGEMLKGLDLDIKKGEILGLGGMAGQGKIAVANGIMGLFKSKGNVKYKGEDLVLNKPTYPLEKGIFFVSEDRKGVGLLLDESIERNIAFPAMEIKGQFLKKYLGLINVIDDKAVTDNAKKYIEKLEIKSMGEKQKVAELSGGNQQKVCVAKAFTMEPDLLFVSEPTRGIDVGAKQLVLETLKEYNRERNTTIVVTSSEIEELRSICDRIAIINEGKVAGILPATASILDFGKLMSGIKEGE from the coding sequence ATGTCGGATACGATATTAAAAATAGAAAACCTCTCTAAGTCATTTGGTGATAACACTGTACTGAAAGATATTAATTTAGAATTAAAATCAGGGGAAATTCTTGGACTTGTTGGAGAAAATGGTGCAGGAAAATCTACTTTAATGAAAATTATATTTGGTATGGATGTAATAAGAGAAACAGGTGGATATAATGGAAAAATCTTTTTTGATGGGAAAGAAGTTAATTTTTCATCTCCATTTGATGCTCTTAATGCTGGAATAGGAATGGTTCACCAAGAGTTTTCATTGATACCAGGTTTTAAAGTTAGTGAGAATATAGTTTTAAATAGAGAGTCAACAAAAAATAATATAATGACACATCTTTTTGGAGAAGGAATAAGTAAGATTGACCAAAAAGATAATGCCAAAAGGGCTCAGGAAGCTATTTCAAAATTAGGAGTAAGTTTAACAGGGCGAGAACAAATAAATGAAATGGCAGTTGCTTATAAACAATTTACAGAAATTGCTCGTGAAATAGAAAGAGAACATACAAAACTTTTAGTTTTAGATGAGCCAACAGCAGTTTTGACAGAAGATGAAGCTAAAATTTTGCTAGATACAATGAAAAAATTATCTGCAAAAGGAATAACTATAATATTTATAACACATAGACTTAATGAAATAATGGCTGTATCTGATAAGGTGACAGTTTTAAGAGATGGTCAACTTATAAATACAGTTCCTACAAAATCTACAAATGTAAATCAAATTACAGAATGGATGATAGGAAGAAAAGTAAGTACATCATCTGATGTAAAAAATGTAGATAACTCTGATGCAGAAAACTTTATGGAGATAAAAGATTTATGGGTTGATATGCCAGGAGAAATGTTAAAAGGTTTAGACTTAGATATTAAAAAAGGTGAAATACTTGGTCTAGGTGGTATGGCTGGTCAAGGAAAGATAGCCGTAGCAAATGGGATAATGGGACTCTTTAAATCAAAAGGAAATGTAAAATACAAGGGTGAAGACTTAGTTTTAAATAAACCAACATATCCATTAGAAAAAGGAATATTTTTTGTTTCAGAGGATAGAAAAGGTGTTGGACTGCTACTTGATGAAAGTATAGAAAGAAATATTGCTTTTCCTGCTATGGAAATAAAAGGTCAATTTTTAAAAAAATATCTAGGACTTATAAATGTAATAGATGATAAGGCTGTTACAGATAATGCAAAAAAATATATAGAAAAATTAGAAATAAAAAGTATGGGAGAAAAACAAAAAGTTGCTGAACTAAGCGGAGGAAACCAACAAAAAGTTTGTGTTGCAAAAGCCTTTACTATGGAGCCAGATTTATTATTTGTTTCTGAGCCAACAAGAGGTATAGATGTTGGAGCTAAACAATTAGTTCTGGAAACATTAAAAGAATATAACAGAGAAAGAAATACAACAATAGTTGTAACTTCATCTGAAATTGAAGAATTAAGAAGTATCTGTGATAGAATAGCAATAATAAATGAAGGTAAGGTTGCAGGAATATTACCAGCAACAGCAAGTATACTTGATTTTGGAAAATTAATGTCAGGAATAAAGGAGGGAGAATAA
- a CDS encoding DUF3798 domain-containing protein yields the protein MNFKKILFSILAVFMLVIAVACGKKEAPTEDANAQQEAASEVATQDYHIGIVTTSVSQSEDNFRGAEAVLKQYGSSNDEGGKITVVTVPDNFMQEQETTISQMVSLADDPKMKAIVVAEGIPGTYPAFKAIREKRPDILLFVNNTHEDPVQVSTVADVVVNSDSVARGYLIVKTAHDLGAKKFMHISFPRHLSYETISRRRAIMEQTAKDLGMEYIEMSAPDPVSDVGVPGAQQFILEQVPNWIAKYGKDTAFFATNDAQTEPLLKQIAAHGGYFIEADLPSPTMGYPGALGIEFSDDEKGNWPKILEKVEKAVIAAGGSGRMGTWAYSYNFSGIEGLTDLAVKSIESGDRNFTLDKVLASLDTATPGSKWNGSLMKDNNGVEIKNSFFVYQDTYIFGKGYMGVTSVEVPEKYGKIGNK from the coding sequence ATGAATTTTAAAAAAATTTTATTTAGTATTTTAGCAGTATTTATGTTAGTTATTGCAGTTGCTTGTGGGAAAAAGGAAGCACCAACTGAAGATGCAAATGCTCAACAAGAAGCAGCAAGTGAAGTAGCAACACAAGATTATCACATTGGTATTGTTACAACATCAGTTTCACAATCAGAAGATAATTTCCGTGGAGCAGAAGCAGTTTTAAAGCAATATGGTTCATCTAATGATGAGGGTGGGAAAATTACAGTGGTAACAGTTCCTGATAATTTTATGCAAGAACAAGAAACAACAATTTCACAAATGGTTTCTCTTGCTGATGACCCAAAAATGAAAGCAATAGTTGTTGCAGAAGGAATACCAGGGACTTATCCAGCATTCAAGGCTATAAGAGAAAAAAGACCTGATATTTTACTATTTGTAAATAATACTCACGAAGATCCTGTACAAGTAAGTACAGTTGCAGATGTAGTTGTAAATTCAGATTCAGTTGCAAGAGGATATTTAATAGTAAAAACAGCTCATGACCTAGGAGCAAAGAAATTTATGCACATCTCTTTCCCTAGACATCTAAGCTATGAAACTATTTCAAGAAGAAGAGCAATAATGGAACAAACAGCTAAAGATTTAGGAATGGAATATATTGAAATGTCAGCACCAGATCCAGTAAGTGATGTTGGAGTTCCAGGTGCACAACAATTTATACTAGAACAAGTTCCAAACTGGATAGCTAAATATGGTAAAGATACAGCATTTTTTGCAACAAATGATGCTCAAACAGAACCTTTATTAAAACAAATAGCTGCCCATGGTGGATATTTCATAGAAGCTGATTTACCATCTCCTACAATGGGATATCCAGGAGCATTAGGAATAGAATTTTCTGATGATGAAAAAGGAAATTGGCCAAAAATATTAGAAAAAGTTGAAAAGGCAGTTATAGCTGCTGGTGGTTCTGGAAGAATGGGAACTTGGGCTTATTCATATAATTTCTCTGGTATAGAAGGGCTTACAGATTTAGCAGTTAAATCTATTGAAAGTGGAGATAGAAATTTTACATTAGATAAAGTTTTAGCTTCTCTTGATACAGCAACACCTGGTTCTAAATGGAATGGAAGTTTAATGAAAGACAATAATGGAGTAGAAATCAAAAATTCATTCTTTGTATATCAAGATACATATATTTTTGGAAAAGGATATATGGGAGTAACTTCTGTTGAAGTTCCAGAAAAATATGGAAAAATTGGAAATAAATAA
- a CDS encoding PTS transporter subunit IIC yields the protein MKNFFIKSLNGMAFGLFSSLIVGLILKQIGTLFNIEFLIYLGNFSQLLMGAGIGVGVAYALEAPVLILISSAITGMYGAGSINFVDGQAILKVGEPMGAYFSVIFGLLISKQIAGKTKFDIILLPITTIIFGCLLGKFFAPYISAIITKIGVIVNKTTELRPILMGLTLSVIMGIILTLPISSAAIGISLGLSGLAAGAALTGCCCQMIGFAIMSYDDNDLGTVFSIGFGTSMIQIPNIIKNPIIWIPPIVSSAILGVLSTTVFKLSSNSIASGMGTSGLVGQIASFSVNGMSYLPTMIILHFLLPAILTFIIYKILKKKGYIKVGDLKI from the coding sequence ATGAAAAATTTTTTTATTAAGAGCTTAAATGGTATGGCATTTGGTTTATTTTCATCATTGATAGTTGGACTTATTTTAAAACAGATTGGAACTCTTTTTAATATAGAATTCTTAATATATCTAGGGAATTTTTCACAACTTTTAATGGGGGCAGGAATAGGAGTTGGAGTTGCTTATGCATTAGAAGCTCCTGTTTTAATATTAATATCTTCTGCTATAACGGGAATGTATGGTGCTGGGAGTATTAATTTTGTAGATGGTCAAGCAATTTTAAAAGTTGGTGAACCAATGGGAGCATATTTTTCTGTTATCTTTGGATTACTTATTTCAAAACAAATAGCAGGAAAAACAAAATTTGATATAATTCTTTTACCTATAACTACTATAATCTTTGGTTGCTTATTGGGGAAATTTTTTGCTCCATATATTTCTGCTATTATTACAAAAATTGGAGTTATTGTAAACAAAACAACAGAGCTTAGACCAATTTTAATGGGACTTACTTTGTCTGTAATTATGGGAATAATTTTAACATTGCCAATAAGTTCTGCTGCAATAGGAATTTCGTTAGGATTAAGTGGGCTTGCAGCAGGAGCTGCTTTAACTGGTTGTTGTTGTCAAATGATAGGTTTTGCTATAATGTCTTATGATGATAATGATTTAGGAACTGTATTTTCAATAGGTTTTGGTACTTCTATGATACAAATTCCAAATATAATTAAAAATCCTATTATATGGATACCTCCAATAGTTTCCAGTGCTATTTTAGGCGTACTTTCTACAACAGTTTTTAAATTATCTTCAAATAGTATTGCTTCTGGTATGGGAACAAGTGGACTTGTTGGACAAATTGCTTCATTTTCAGTAAATGGAATGTCTTATTTACCAACTATGATAATTTTACATTTCTTATTGCCAGCTATTCTAACCTTTATTATTTATAAAATATTGAAGAAAAAAGGATATATAAAAGTAGGAGACTTAAAAATATAA
- a CDS encoding Crp/Fnr family transcriptional regulator, producing MIKTLKETVVFNNIDEDIIKDILEKTKYEIKKYSPNESIAFRGDEVKGLYIILKGTLITEMLTEEGNVIKIEELVPSDVIASAFIFGKNNSFPVDLSVKDEAEIFFVERKEFLKLLFSQEKILENFLNEISNKTQLLTSKIWNSFNNKTIKKKFCDYVKRNQKNNLFSIQNLGALAEFFGVERPSLSRVLSELVKDEKLERIGRNKYKILDREFFEI from the coding sequence ATGATTAAAACTTTAAAAGAAACAGTTGTTTTCAACAATATAGATGAGGATATAATAAAAGATATTTTAGAAAAAACAAAATATGAAATAAAAAAATATTCTCCTAATGAATCAATAGCTTTTAGAGGAGATGAAGTAAAGGGACTTTATATAATATTAAAAGGTACTTTAATCACTGAAATGCTTACAGAAGAAGGGAATGTTATAAAAATTGAAGAATTAGTTCCAAGTGATGTGATAGCCTCTGCTTTTATATTTGGTAAAAATAATAGTTTTCCTGTTGATTTAAGTGTAAAAGATGAAGCAGAAATATTTTTTGTAGAAAGAAAAGAATTTCTGAAATTATTATTTTCACAGGAGAAAATTTTAGAAAATTTTTTAAATGAAATTTCAAATAAAACTCAACTTTTAACAAGTAAAATTTGGAATAGTTTTAATAATAAAACCATAAAGAAAAAATTTTGTGATTATGTTAAAAGAAATCAAAAAAATAATTTATTTTCTATACAAAATTTAGGAGCATTGGCAGAATTTTTTGGAGTGGAAAGACCATCACTTTCAAGGGTTTTAAGTGAATTAGTAAAAGATGAAAAATTAGAAAGAATAGGTAGAAATAAATATAAGATATTAGATAGAGAATTTTTTGAAATTTAA
- a CDS encoding deoxycytidylate deaminase: MRENYINWDSYFMGVAILSSMRSKDPNTQVGACIVNEDKRIVGVGYNGLPKGCDDKEFPWERDGEFLNTKYPYVCHAELNAILNSIKSLKNCTIYVALFPCHECTKAIIQSGIKEIVYLSDKYTDTDSNRASKKMLDSAGVKYRRFEPDIEKLEINFKSIE, translated from the coding sequence ATGAGAGAAAATTATATAAATTGGGATAGTTATTTTATGGGTGTAGCAATTCTATCCTCTATGAGAAGTAAAGACCCTAATACACAAGTTGGGGCTTGTATAGTAAATGAAGATAAAAGAATAGTTGGTGTAGGTTATAATGGTTTGCCAAAAGGTTGTGATGATAAAGAATTTCCTTGGGAAAGAGATGGAGAATTTTTAAACACAAAATATCCCTATGTTTGCCATGCAGAATTAAATGCAATATTAAATAGTATAAAATCTTTAAAAAATTGTACTATTTATGTAGCACTTTTTCCTTGTCATGAATGTACTAAGGCTATTATTCAAAGTGGGATAAAAGAAATTGTATATTTATCTGATAAATATACAGATACTGATTCTAATAGAGCTTCAAAAAAAATGTTAGATTCAGCAGGTGTAAAATATAGAAGATTTGAGCCAGATATAGAAAAATTGGAGATAAATTTTAAAAGTATTGAATAG